A single region of the Triticum dicoccoides isolate Atlit2015 ecotype Zavitan chromosome 2B, WEW_v2.0, whole genome shotgun sequence genome encodes:
- the LOC119365888 gene encoding beta-fructofuranosidase, insoluble isoenzyme 7-like isoform X1: MNGLEHPRNGRTAYHFQPAKFWQNDPNGPLYHNGMYHFFYQYNPHGATWGDGTLSWGHSVSGDLVNWADVGNALDPTSPFDANGCWSGSATVLPGGRPAILYTGIDANRVQVQNVAFAKNPADPLLREWEKPDCNPVMPMPADVTGNNFRDPTEAWRGRDGLWRIGVVAEVGGVGSLLVYRSADFLRWERNAAPLHASSRDVPVLECPDLFPMAPPGAAEGLDVSASGAGVLHVLKLTDFAKEDHYMVGRYDDEADTFVPAEPERGDDPGNWRRLDHGHLYASKSFYDARNKRRVLWAWVDENDGGGVARGWAGIQAFPRAIWLDADGKRLVQWPIEEIETLRRKRVGLQWATEVEAGGRKEVAGIVSSQADVQAVFEIPNLEEAETLDPKWLQDPKGLSAEMGASAHGGVGPFGLLVLASGDLEEYTAVFFRVFKHDGKYKVLMCTDLTRSSRKEGINKPSYGAFLDVDVEKERSISLRTLIDHTVVESFADGGRTCMTARVYPEHAEAEGSRLYAFNYGAGAVKVSKLEAWELATAAVNGGGHM; the protein is encoded by the exons ATGAATGGACTCGAGCACCCGCGCAATGGCCGGACCGCCTACCACTTCCAGCCGGCCAAGTTCTGGCAGAATG ATCCCAACG GGCCACTGTACCACAACGGTATGTACCACTTCTTCTACCAGTACAACCCGCACGGCGCCACCTGGGGCGACGGCACGCTCTCATGGGGCCACTCAGTCTCCGGCGACCTCGTGAACTGGGCCGACGTCGGCAATGCGCTCGACCCCACCTCCCCGTTCGACGCCAACGGCTGCTGGTCGGGCTCCGCCACCGTGCTCCCCGGCGGCCGCCCGGCCATCCTCTACACCGGCATCGACGCCAACAGGGTGCAGGTGCAGAACGTGGCCTTCGCCAAGAACCCCGCCGACCCGCTCCTCCGCGAGTGGGAGAAGCCCGACTGCAACCCGGTCATGCCGATGCCGGCTGACGTCACCGGCAACAACTTCCGCGACCCCACGGAGGCGTGGCGCGGCCGCGACGGCCTGTGGAGGATCGGCGTCGTCGCGGAGGTCGGCGGCGTGGGGTCCCTGCTCGTGTACCGGAGCGCGGACTTCCTCCGCTGGGAGCGCAACGCCGCGCCTCTGCACGCCAGCTCGCGGGACGTGCCTGTGCTGGAGTGTCCGGACCTGTTCCCCATGGCGCCGCCCGGCGCGGCGGAAGGGCTCGACGTGTCCGCGAGCGGCGCCGGGGTGTTGCACGTGCTGAAGCTCACGGACTTCGCCAAGGAGGACCACTACATGGTCGGGCGGTACGACGACGAGGCGGACACCTTCGTGCCAGCGGAGCCCGAGCGCGGCGACGACCCCGGCAACTGGCGCCGGCTGGACCACGGCCACCTGTACGCGTCCAAGTCCTTCTACGACGCCCGCAACAAGCGGCGCGTGCTGTGGGCGTGGGTGGACGAgaacgacggcggcggcgtggCCAGGGGCTGGGCGGGCATCCAGGCGTTCCCGAGGGCGATCTGGCTGGACGCCGACGGGAAGCGGCTGGTGCAGTGGCCAATCGAGGAGATCGAGACGCTGAGGAGGAAGCGGGTCGGCCTGCAGTGGGCGACGGAGGTGGAGGCCGGCGGCAGGAAGGAGGTCGCCGGCATCGTGAGCTCGCAGGCGGACGTGCAGGCGGTCTTCGAGATCCCGAACCTGGAGGAGGCCGAGACGCTGGACCCGAAGTGGCTGCAGGATCCCAAGGGGCTGTCCGCCGAGATGGGCGCGTCCGCGCACGGCGGAGTCGGGCCGTTCGGGCTGCTGGTCTTGGCTTCCGGCGACCTGGAAGAGTACACGGCGGTCTTCTTCAGGGTGTTCAAGCACGATGGCAAGTACAAGGTCCTCATGTGCACCGATCTGACAAG ATCATCGAGGAAGGAGGGGATAAACAAGCCATCCTACGGGGCATTTCTGGACGTGGACGTGGAGAAGGAGAGGAGCATCTCGCTCAGAACACTG ATCGATCACACGGTGGTGGAGAGCTTCGCCGACGGCGGGAGGACGTGCATGACGGCCCGGGTGTACCCGGAGCATGCGGAGGCGGAGGGCAGCCGGCTGTACGCGTTCAACTACGGCGCCGGGGCCGTGAAGGTGTCCAAGCTGGAGGCGTGGGAGCTGGCCACGGCCGCCGTGAACGGCGGAGGCCATATGTAG
- the LOC119365888 gene encoding beta-fructofuranosidase, insoluble isoenzyme 7-like isoform X2: MYHFFYQYNPHGATWGDGTLSWGHSVSGDLVNWADVGNALDPTSPFDANGCWSGSATVLPGGRPAILYTGIDANRVQVQNVAFAKNPADPLLREWEKPDCNPVMPMPADVTGNNFRDPTEAWRGRDGLWRIGVVAEVGGVGSLLVYRSADFLRWERNAAPLHASSRDVPVLECPDLFPMAPPGAAEGLDVSASGAGVLHVLKLTDFAKEDHYMVGRYDDEADTFVPAEPERGDDPGNWRRLDHGHLYASKSFYDARNKRRVLWAWVDENDGGGVARGWAGIQAFPRAIWLDADGKRLVQWPIEEIETLRRKRVGLQWATEVEAGGRKEVAGIVSSQADVQAVFEIPNLEEAETLDPKWLQDPKGLSAEMGASAHGGVGPFGLLVLASGDLEEYTAVFFRVFKHDGKYKVLMCTDLTRSSRKEGINKPSYGAFLDVDVEKERSISLRTLIDHTVVESFADGGRTCMTARVYPEHAEAEGSRLYAFNYGAGAVKVSKLEAWELATAAVNGGGHM; encoded by the exons ATGTACCACTTCTTCTACCAGTACAACCCGCACGGCGCCACCTGGGGCGACGGCACGCTCTCATGGGGCCACTCAGTCTCCGGCGACCTCGTGAACTGGGCCGACGTCGGCAATGCGCTCGACCCCACCTCCCCGTTCGACGCCAACGGCTGCTGGTCGGGCTCCGCCACCGTGCTCCCCGGCGGCCGCCCGGCCATCCTCTACACCGGCATCGACGCCAACAGGGTGCAGGTGCAGAACGTGGCCTTCGCCAAGAACCCCGCCGACCCGCTCCTCCGCGAGTGGGAGAAGCCCGACTGCAACCCGGTCATGCCGATGCCGGCTGACGTCACCGGCAACAACTTCCGCGACCCCACGGAGGCGTGGCGCGGCCGCGACGGCCTGTGGAGGATCGGCGTCGTCGCGGAGGTCGGCGGCGTGGGGTCCCTGCTCGTGTACCGGAGCGCGGACTTCCTCCGCTGGGAGCGCAACGCCGCGCCTCTGCACGCCAGCTCGCGGGACGTGCCTGTGCTGGAGTGTCCGGACCTGTTCCCCATGGCGCCGCCCGGCGCGGCGGAAGGGCTCGACGTGTCCGCGAGCGGCGCCGGGGTGTTGCACGTGCTGAAGCTCACGGACTTCGCCAAGGAGGACCACTACATGGTCGGGCGGTACGACGACGAGGCGGACACCTTCGTGCCAGCGGAGCCCGAGCGCGGCGACGACCCCGGCAACTGGCGCCGGCTGGACCACGGCCACCTGTACGCGTCCAAGTCCTTCTACGACGCCCGCAACAAGCGGCGCGTGCTGTGGGCGTGGGTGGACGAgaacgacggcggcggcgtggCCAGGGGCTGGGCGGGCATCCAGGCGTTCCCGAGGGCGATCTGGCTGGACGCCGACGGGAAGCGGCTGGTGCAGTGGCCAATCGAGGAGATCGAGACGCTGAGGAGGAAGCGGGTCGGCCTGCAGTGGGCGACGGAGGTGGAGGCCGGCGGCAGGAAGGAGGTCGCCGGCATCGTGAGCTCGCAGGCGGACGTGCAGGCGGTCTTCGAGATCCCGAACCTGGAGGAGGCCGAGACGCTGGACCCGAAGTGGCTGCAGGATCCCAAGGGGCTGTCCGCCGAGATGGGCGCGTCCGCGCACGGCGGAGTCGGGCCGTTCGGGCTGCTGGTCTTGGCTTCCGGCGACCTGGAAGAGTACACGGCGGTCTTCTTCAGGGTGTTCAAGCACGATGGCAAGTACAAGGTCCTCATGTGCACCGATCTGACAAG ATCATCGAGGAAGGAGGGGATAAACAAGCCATCCTACGGGGCATTTCTGGACGTGGACGTGGAGAAGGAGAGGAGCATCTCGCTCAGAACACTG ATCGATCACACGGTGGTGGAGAGCTTCGCCGACGGCGGGAGGACGTGCATGACGGCCCGGGTGTACCCGGAGCATGCGGAGGCGGAGGGCAGCCGGCTGTACGCGTTCAACTACGGCGCCGGGGCCGTGAAGGTGTCCAAGCTGGAGGCGTGGGAGCTGGCCACGGCCGCCGTGAACGGCGGAGGCCATATGTAG